A window of Amphiprion ocellaris isolate individual 3 ecotype Okinawa chromosome 12, ASM2253959v1, whole genome shotgun sequence contains these coding sequences:
- the LOC111582618 gene encoding complement C1q tumor necrosis factor-related protein 3-like has product MVSGRFLVVLGVCSLVLVQAQTTESDLRDLVLQLQARLEKLEKVCEDRASAQVAFSASLHTSLDRIDLGPYDTNTTLQFKRVVTNIGNAYDEDTGIFTAPVKGLYYLRFTGNVGDSGYLNAALLKNGVNMFAIYNKGHHSSGSNSMALVLEQGDQVWITLWPDSVVFDQSRRTTFSGFLIYPM; this is encoded by the exons ATGGTGTCCGGCCGGTTTCTGGTTGTGCTGGGGGTCTGTagtctggttctggtccaggcTCAAACCACAGAAAGTGACCTGCGAGACTTGGTGCTGCAGTTGCAAGCCAGACTGGAGAAGCTGGAGAAAGTGTGTGAAGACAGAG CTAGCGCTCAGGTGGCATTCTCAGCCTCCCTCCACACCAGTCTGGACAGGATCGACCTGGGCCCTTATGACACCAACACCACGCTGCAGTTCAAGAGGGTGGTGACAAACATCGGCAATGCATACGATGAAGACACAG GCATCTTCACAGCCCCTGTAAAAGGACTCTACTACCTCAGGTTTACTGGGAATGTTGGAGACTCTGGGTACTTGAACGCAGCACTGCTTAAAAACGGCGTTAACATGTTTGCAATTTACAACAAGGGACACCACAGCAGTGGGTCCAACAGCATGGCGCTGGTCCTGGAGCAAGGCGACCAGGTCTGGATCACACTCTGGCCAGACAGTGTTGTCTTCGACCAGAGTCGACGCACAACCTTCAGCGGCTTCCTCATCTATCCCATGTAG
- the zbtb1 gene encoding zinc finger and BTB domain-containing protein 1: MARPSHSDHVLQQLNNQREWGFLCDCLIAIGDIYFRAHKAVLAACSSYFRMMFIRDQQGAGRLDLSNMQISAECFDLILQLMYLGRIVVGSYEFEELKASMAYLQMYYIPDSLEDLRDIRSSNITPSSSSSSSSSSSSTGPAGGKMMFGVRMYEQQRPAAPEGERLPKAVTTSAGRPAVPAAVSRPVVVEEVVAAPLIVAPPAADGAVEQPCDLRKRSAGRSSTIKDRPRFGRTYTCDDCGFVFSCEKLLIEHILTCTNRKAYHPPRGNVEGDNDSSKAESSASESIEEHRVICKGEDDWPETKADSDLAIRSVAAGTDGEPGSTRSIKTEPEESMFPEIEVVRVGEHTARDCNTRFSDAAHKDMREKTGPDREPEPGVSGLENSSEPFEGHMSSSDDSGVPTKLRKVKDEKQDTDCAPCELCGALLTEEDKSAHYLSNHMGHICACGRCGQVLIKGRQLQEHAERCGESHGGESDSHGEDEASLLEEPQGMEEGLLEAADLACPHCGLLFQNESLALEHALTCHDQELFRPVMLEEGSEPDHRRKHFCSICGKGFYQRCHLREHYTVHTKEKQFTCQTCGKQFLRERQLRLHTDMHKGMARYVCPVCDQGTFLKHDHVRHMISHLSAGETICQVCFQIFPGGEQLEKHMDVHLYICGVCGEKFRLRKDMRSHYNSKHTKRL; this comes from the coding sequence ATGGCGAGGCCGAGCCACAGCGATCACGTCCTCCAGCAGCTCAACAACCAGCGGGAGTGGGGCTTCTTGTGTGACTGCCTCATCGCCATCGGTGACATCTACTTCAGGGCGCACAAGGCCGTCCTGGCGGCGTGCAGCTCCTACTTCAGGATGATGTTCATCCGGGACCAGCAGGGGGCTGGCCGTCTGGACCTCAGCAACATGCAGATCAGTGCCGAGTGCTTTGACCTCATCCTGCAGCTCATGTATCTCGGACGCATTGTTGTGGGGAGCTACGAGTTTGAGGAGCTCAAGGCCTCCATGGCATACCTGCAGATGTACTACATCCCAGACTCTCTGGAGGACCTCAGGGACATCAGGAGCTCCAACATcaccccatcctcctcctcttcgtcctcctcgTCCAGTTCCTCCACCGGACCCGCTGGTGGGAAGATGATGTTTGGAGTCCGCATGTATGAGCAGCAGCGACCTGCTGCCCCAGAGGGAGAACGTTTACCGAAAGCTGTCACCACCAGCGCTGGACGTCCAGCTGTTCCAGCAGCTGTTAGCAGGccggtggtggtggaggaggtggtggcTGCTCCTCTGATCGTGGCACCGCCTGCAGCAGATGGAGCAGTTGAGCAGCCATGCGACTTGAGAAAGAGATCCGCTGGCAGAAGTTCCACTATCAAAGACCGTCCTAGGTTTGGCCGCACCTACACCTGCGATGACTGTGGCTTCGTCTTTAGCTGCGAGAAGCTTTTAATCGAACACATCCTGACCTGTACGAACCGGAAAGCCTACCATCCGCCCAGAGGTAACGTGGAAGGTGACAATGACTCCAGTAAAGCTGAGAGCTCCGCCTCCGAGAGCATAGAGGAACACAGGGTCATCTGTAAAGGCGAGGACGACTGGCCTGAGACCAAGGCCGACTCTGACCTCGCCATCAGGTCGGTGGCAGCTGGCACAGATGGAGAGCCTGGGTCAACCAGGAGCATCAAGACAGAGCCGGAAGAAAGCATGTTCCCTGAGATAGAGGTTGTCCGGGTCGGTGAGCACACAGCCAGAGACTGTAACACACGATTCAGTGACGCTGCACATAAAGACATGAGGGAGAAGACAGGACCGGACCGTGAACCAGAGCCTGGCGTCTCAGGTTTGGAGAACAGCAGCGAGCCTTTTGAAGGCCACATGTCAAGCAGCGATGATTCAGGAGTCCCTACGAAGCTTCGTAAGGTCAAAGATGAGAAGCAGGACACGGACTGTGCGCCCTGTGAACTGTGTGGTGCTCTGTTAACTGAGGAGGACAAGTCAGCCCACTACCTGTCCAACCACATGGGCCATATATGTGCCTGTGGTCGGTGCGGTCAGGTGCTGATCAAAGGCCGGCAGCTCCAGGAACATGCAGAGCGTTGCGGTGAATCCCACGGCGGTGAGTCGGACTCACACGGAGAGGACGAGGCCTCCCTGCTGGAAGAACCGCAGGGGATGGAGGAGGGTCTGCTGGAGGCGGCTGACCTGGCCTGCCCTCACTGTGGCCTGCTGTTCCAGAACGAGAGCCTAGCGCTGGAGCACGCCTTGACCTGCCACGACCAAGAGCTGTTCCGCCCAGTGATGCTGGAGGAGGGCAGCGAACCAGATCACCGCCGCAAACACTTCTGCAGCATCTGCGGTAAAGGCTTCTACCAACGCTGCCACCTGCGGGAGCACTACACTGTCCACACCAAGGAGAAGCAGTTCACCTGTCAGACCTGCGGGAAGCAGTTCCTGCGAGAACGCCAGCTCAGGCTGCACACCGACATGCACAAAGGCATGGCACGCTATGTGTGCCCGGTCTGCGACCAGGGAACCTTCCTGAAACACGACCACGTTCGACACATGATCTCCCACCTGTCAGCCGGAGAAACCATCTGCCAGGTGTGTTTCCAGATCTTCCCTGGTGGAGAGCAGCTGGAGAAACACATGGACGTCCATCTGTACATCTGCGGCGTCTGTGGAGAGAAGTTTCGCCTCCGTAAAGACATGAGGAGCCACTATAACTCAAAGCACACCAAGAGACTATAG